One part of the Salinimonas iocasae genome encodes these proteins:
- the gloB gene encoding hydroxyacylglutathione hydrolase: MSTMNDALPSGLQVSPVEAFSDNYIWCIHDDENVVVVDPGDADPVLDFLKDRELKLSAILITHHHHDHTGGIAKLISTRPDIPVIGPQGGHIRGISKAVREGDDVTLDTFGLTFKVIEVPGHTLDHIAFYGHNVLFCGDTLFNGGCGRLFEGTAQQMLSSLDKFKHLPGDTIVYCAHEYTSANLKFAAAVEPDNDAIREYQSVVKSLREQNEATVPCLLSSQLDINPFMRTQHDAVAQSASRKSDEPLTDEVSVFAAIRQWKDNF; this comes from the coding sequence ATGTCTACTATGAATGACGCTTTACCATCAGGCCTGCAGGTATCGCCTGTCGAGGCATTTTCTGACAATTACATATGGTGCATTCACGATGATGAAAATGTCGTGGTTGTGGACCCGGGCGATGCTGATCCGGTGCTCGACTTTTTAAAAGACCGGGAGCTTAAGTTATCCGCCATTCTGATTACCCACCATCATCATGATCATACCGGAGGCATTGCAAAACTTATTTCTACCCGACCGGATATCCCGGTAATTGGTCCTCAGGGAGGCCATATCCGCGGGATTTCTAAAGCGGTCAGAGAAGGCGATGATGTCACGCTTGACACTTTCGGGCTGACTTTTAAGGTCATTGAAGTGCCTGGCCACACACTCGACCATATCGCGTTCTACGGCCATAATGTTTTATTCTGCGGCGATACACTTTTCAATGGCGGTTGCGGCCGTTTGTTTGAGGGCACTGCGCAGCAGATGCTGTCTTCTCTGGATAAATTTAAACACCTGCCAGGCGATACCATCGTTTACTGTGCTCATGAGTACACCAGTGCAAATCTGAAGTTTGCAGCTGCGGTGGAGCCAGATAATGACGCCATTCGTGAATATCAGTCTGTGGTTAAATCTCTGCGTGAACAGAATGAGGCGACCGTGCCCTGTTTGTTATCATCACAGCTGGATATAAACCCTTTCATGCGTACACAACACGACGCTGTAGCACAAAGCGCGAGCCGCAAAAGTGATGAACCACTAACTGACGAAGTCAGTGTTTTTGCTGCAATCCGTCAATGGAAAGATAACTTTTGA
- a CDS encoding peptidylprolyl isomerase, giving the protein MVTLKTNFGDIKLELFEDKAPKTVENFISYVKEGFYDNTIFHRVIDGFMVQGGGFTEDMDQKKTNSPIENEANNGVPNEKGTVAMARTNDPHSATSQFFINVKDNDFLNFTSESVNGWGYCAFAKVVEGMDVVEKIKDVRTGSHGFHQDVPVEPVIIEKAELN; this is encoded by the coding sequence ATGGTAACGTTAAAGACTAATTTCGGTGATATAAAGCTTGAACTGTTTGAAGACAAAGCCCCTAAAACAGTTGAGAATTTTATCAGCTACGTTAAAGAAGGATTTTACGACAATACAATTTTTCACCGTGTTATCGACGGTTTTATGGTTCAGGGCGGTGGCTTCACTGAAGATATGGACCAGAAAAAGACTAACTCGCCAATCGAAAACGAAGCGAACAATGGCGTACCGAACGAAAAAGGTACTGTTGCAATGGCGCGTACCAACGATCCGCACTCAGCAACTTCACAGTTTTTCATTAACGTGAAAGACAACGATTTTCTTAACTTTACCAGTGAATCAGTTAACGGCTGGGGATACTGTGCATTTGCTAAAGTTGTTGAAGGCATGGACGTAGTGGAAAAAATTAAGGATGTAAGAACGGGCAGTCACGGTTTCCATCAGGATGTACCGGTTGAGCCTGTGATCATCGAAAAAGCAGAACTGAACTAA
- the cysS gene encoding cysteine--tRNA ligase, with product MLHLYNTRTREKARFVPLEEGKVGLYVCGITVYDLSHMGHARTYLSFDILVRYLRHLGYDVNYVRNITDVDDKIIARANENNESVDALTERTIAMMHEDFAAINLLLPDIEPRVTTHMPEIITIIETLVEKGYAYQAKSGDVLFDVSKFDDYGKLSKQNLEQLNAGARVDVAEGKDDPLDFVLWKSAKPGEPFWQSPWGDGRPGWHIECSAMNHKHLGEHFDIHGGGSDLMFPHHENEVAQSCCAYNTPYVNTWMHTGMVQVDNEKMSKSLGNFFTLRDVLQQYDAETLRFFLMSAHYRSQLSYTQDNIIQSRAALERLYTALRGVKASEQVSGDEGGYLARFEQAMNDDLNVPEAMSVLFDVARELNKQEADSDQAAMLAGVLKHLGGILGLLESDPNTFLQGGDEDDVAEIEALIKQRNDARAQKDWAAADEARDALTAKGIVLEDGPEGTIWRRQ from the coding sequence ATGCTACACCTTTACAACACCCGTACCCGAGAAAAAGCGCGCTTTGTTCCGCTCGAAGAAGGTAAGGTGGGCTTGTATGTGTGTGGAATTACTGTCTATGACCTGAGCCATATGGGCCATGCCAGAACGTATCTTTCCTTTGATATTCTGGTGCGCTACCTACGCCACCTTGGCTATGATGTTAACTATGTCAGAAACATCACCGACGTGGATGACAAAATTATTGCGCGCGCCAATGAAAATAACGAGTCTGTGGATGCGTTGACTGAGCGCACCATCGCTATGATGCATGAAGATTTTGCGGCTATAAATTTGTTGCTGCCTGACATTGAGCCCCGGGTGACCACCCACATGCCTGAGATCATCACTATTATCGAAACGCTGGTTGAAAAGGGGTATGCCTACCAGGCTAAAAGTGGCGATGTGTTGTTTGATGTAAGTAAGTTTGACGATTACGGCAAGCTGAGCAAGCAGAATCTCGAACAGCTCAACGCCGGTGCACGGGTTGATGTGGCTGAAGGTAAAGATGACCCTCTGGATTTTGTTTTGTGGAAAAGCGCAAAGCCTGGCGAACCGTTCTGGCAGTCTCCGTGGGGTGACGGACGTCCTGGCTGGCATATTGAGTGTTCTGCCATGAATCACAAGCATCTGGGCGAACATTTCGATATTCACGGCGGCGGTTCCGATCTGATGTTTCCGCACCACGAAAACGAAGTGGCGCAGTCCTGCTGTGCTTATAACACGCCCTATGTGAATACCTGGATGCATACCGGCATGGTGCAGGTCGATAACGAGAAGATGTCTAAATCGTTGGGTAACTTCTTCACATTGCGCGATGTGCTGCAGCAATATGACGCTGAAACCCTGCGGTTTTTCCTGATGTCTGCGCATTATCGCAGTCAGCTTAGTTATACTCAGGACAATATTATTCAGTCCAGAGCCGCGCTGGAAAGGCTTTATACAGCACTTCGTGGTGTTAAAGCCTCAGAACAGGTTAGTGGTGATGAAGGCGGATACCTTGCCCGTTTTGAGCAGGCAATGAATGACGACCTGAATGTACCTGAAGCAATGTCGGTGCTTTTCGATGTAGCACGCGAACTGAATAAACAGGAAGCAGATTCAGACCAGGCGGCAATGCTGGCGGGTGTATTAAAGCATCTTGGTGGTATTCTCGGATTGTTAGAATCTGATCCTAACACCTTCTTACAGGGTGGCGATGAAGACGATGTCGCTGAAATAGAGGCGCTTATTAAGCAGCGTAATGACGCCAGAGCGCAGAAAGACTGGGCGGCAGCCGACGAGGCACGTGACGCGCTGACTGCTAAAGGTATTGTGCTGGAAGATGGACCCGAAGGGACTATCTGGCGTCGTCAGTAG
- a CDS encoding OB-fold-containig protein → MAELLYAASPLFALAIMLVVVIFAAEIIAAFYKTSVLGLYKTPDHYPLTPKKRFQPSGTITMRWFGLHHLPIMLWLAMFLSLFAIVVLSVTAVSLWLGLPPASLFILSIISVALTSFLSHFSTLWLASVLYNRADQDAVQKLTGARAVITMDAGYLAHPTEARLLTQPDEPSYLLVEPLDENDVLKTGEVVTLVRIKRGHWLVQRI, encoded by the coding sequence ATGGCTGAATTACTCTACGCCGCCAGCCCTCTTTTTGCACTTGCGATTATGCTCGTTGTAGTTATTTTTGCTGCTGAGATTATCGCTGCTTTCTACAAGACCAGTGTACTAGGTCTGTATAAAACGCCCGACCACTACCCGCTTACACCTAAAAAGCGCTTTCAGCCTTCAGGCACCATCACCATGCGTTGGTTCGGCTTACACCATTTGCCGATTATGCTTTGGCTGGCGATGTTCTTGAGTCTTTTCGCTATTGTTGTGCTGTCTGTTACCGCAGTAAGTCTGTGGCTGGGTCTGCCACCTGCCTCTTTATTTATTCTGAGTATAATCAGCGTCGCGCTGACGAGTTTTCTCAGTCACTTCAGTACATTGTGGCTTGCTTCGGTTTTGTATAACCGGGCTGACCAGGATGCTGTTCAAAAGCTCACCGGCGCACGCGCTGTTATAACCATGGACGCAGGTTATCTTGCCCACCCAACCGAGGCCAGGCTGCTGACACAACCTGATGAGCCTTCATATCTTTTGGTGGAGCCACTGGATGAGAATGATGTGCTCAAAACCGGGGAAGTGGTCACGCTGGTTCGCATAAAGCGCGGGCACTGGCTGGTGCAGCGTATTTAA
- a CDS encoding methyltransferase domain-containing protein, which yields MKSAHIKQVPRYPAGWSELPAGESLRESVESVCDSFSQRIFGYHFVKLGALSNQINLSQCAIHHQIHQSPRPVAQAGVIAESTALPYIENSIDGFLLANELDFAQDPHQILREVDRCLTQSGFVIISGFNPYSLAGMARFLPVKKGNVLHDARFFSAHRVKDWLHLLGFEVIEQRRLLFSSFFMNPRWRLSERWQQKLSKYMPWCTSVYVLIARKRVWPMTTIRPKWKLSPQFRPVGASMYQRKSAGEGGILQPDVTVRKGKSAT from the coding sequence ATGAAATCGGCACACATTAAGCAGGTGCCCAGGTATCCTGCCGGTTGGTCAGAGCTACCGGCTGGCGAGTCACTTCGTGAGTCAGTCGAGTCAGTATGCGACTCGTTCAGTCAGCGCATTTTCGGCTATCACTTTGTTAAGCTTGGCGCACTGAGCAACCAGATAAACCTTTCACAATGCGCAATTCATCACCAAATTCATCAGTCCCCGCGTCCTGTAGCACAGGCAGGTGTTATCGCTGAATCTACTGCGTTGCCTTACATCGAAAACAGTATTGATGGTTTCTTACTGGCAAACGAGCTGGATTTTGCGCAGGACCCCCATCAGATATTGCGAGAGGTGGACCGTTGTCTGACACAAAGTGGGTTCGTTATTATCAGCGGCTTCAACCCATACAGCCTGGCGGGTATGGCAAGGTTTCTGCCGGTGAAAAAGGGCAATGTATTGCACGATGCACGCTTTTTCTCTGCGCATCGGGTGAAGGATTGGCTACATCTATTGGGCTTTGAAGTGATAGAGCAGCGACGTTTGCTGTTTTCATCGTTTTTTATGAATCCGCGCTGGCGGCTCTCTGAGCGTTGGCAGCAAAAGCTGTCAAAATATATGCCCTGGTGTACCTCTGTGTATGTACTTATAGCCAGAAAGCGGGTGTGGCCTATGACAACGATTCGCCCTAAGTGGAAACTCAGCCCTCAGTTCAGGCCGGTCGGCGCCAGTATGTATCAGCGAAAAAGCGCAGGGGAAGGCGGTATTTTGCAGCCTGACGTTACGGTCAGAAAAGGTAAGTCAGCAACCTGA
- the lpxH gene encoding UDP-2,3-diacylglucosamine diphosphatase: protein MSITYFIADLHLTAERPDITECLFRFLADEAPEADALYVLGDLFEVWIGDDNVTPFNESVASAFNAVSKTVPLYFIHGNRDFAIRKTWADKAGMTILSEQTVIDLYGTPTLVTHGDELCTRDVAYQKFRKKSRSWWWPRLMLAMPLWFRRRVAENGRKESRENQKHLRQEIMDVTPDEVIKVMAQHGVQQLIHGHTHRPAIHSLTVNDQPAKRIVLGDWYDQGSVLKVSPENTDLQQRDFPTNQ, encoded by the coding sequence ATGTCTATCACCTATTTTATAGCAGATCTGCACCTTACCGCTGAACGCCCCGATATTACTGAATGTTTGTTCCGGTTTCTGGCTGATGAAGCGCCTGAGGCCGATGCCTTATATGTTTTGGGCGATTTGTTCGAGGTCTGGATCGGCGACGATAATGTCACACCGTTTAATGAATCAGTTGCCAGCGCTTTTAACGCGGTGAGTAAAACCGTTCCGCTGTATTTTATTCATGGCAATCGTGACTTCGCTATTCGAAAAACCTGGGCCGATAAAGCTGGCATGACTATTCTGTCAGAACAAACGGTTATTGACTTGTATGGCACGCCAACGCTTGTCACTCACGGCGATGAGCTGTGTACCCGTGATGTGGCGTACCAGAAGTTTCGTAAGAAATCACGCAGTTGGTGGTGGCCCAGACTGATGCTCGCCATGCCACTATGGTTCAGGCGGCGCGTTGCTGAAAACGGCAGAAAAGAAAGTCGCGAGAATCAGAAACACCTGCGTCAGGAAATTATGGACGTAACACCGGACGAAGTGATTAAGGTTATGGCACAGCATGGTGTTCAGCAGCTTATTCATGGTCATACCCACCGCCCCGCAATCCATTCTTTGACTGTTAACGATCAGCCGGCCAAGCGGATTGTACTGGGAGACTGGTATGATCAGGGTTCGGTATTGAAAGTATCACCTGAAAACACAGATTTACAGCAGCGGGATTTCCCGACTAACCAGTAA
- a CDS encoding ion transporter yields MLRINRENLRKSHQAPWLIVDIFMLVLLLINLAWLVFDTLYSTASMQNLLSEYLPAVYHGYKPVHENFLLIDLVFIAIFLTEFCIRWIVSVVSKEHLRWYFFPVLHWYDIVGLIPLGFTRLFRFLRIFSILHRLHKFEIIDLNRTRTYRFFAFYYDVFVEELSDRIVVKILADIQQDVKKGSPLIDKITSEVLAPRRPVLTQWVAGVMQHMGSTLSDNEQGSVIRDHVKQSVGKAVKNNQQFNNLSYLPVVGKSIEKTLEQTITDIVTASLINLLSDVSDKRINEFIQSGVQGYSPKTDALDKEVLQVVDECFDLVKAHVSQQRWKDHLSGKTRTMPMPEVNEHPADPEKR; encoded by the coding sequence ATGTTAAGGATTAACCGGGAAAATCTGAGAAAAAGTCATCAAGCCCCCTGGTTAATCGTTGATATCTTCATGCTGGTTTTGTTGCTGATAAACCTGGCATGGCTGGTGTTTGACACATTGTATTCGACTGCGTCAATGCAGAACCTGCTATCAGAATACCTGCCGGCGGTTTACCATGGCTATAAGCCGGTACACGAAAACTTTCTGCTTATCGATCTGGTTTTTATCGCCATTTTTCTTACTGAATTCTGTATACGCTGGATTGTGTCGGTCGTCAGTAAAGAGCATCTGCGCTGGTATTTTTTCCCCGTTTTGCATTGGTATGACATCGTTGGACTTATCCCTCTTGGCTTTACCCGCCTGTTTCGGTTCCTGCGGATATTTTCTATTCTTCACCGGCTGCATAAATTCGAAATCATCGACCTGAATCGCACGCGCACCTATCGTTTTTTTGCATTCTATTACGATGTCTTCGTCGAAGAACTTAGTGACCGGATTGTAGTCAAGATACTGGCTGACATTCAGCAGGATGTGAAAAAGGGTTCACCACTTATCGACAAGATAACCAGTGAAGTGCTTGCTCCCCGACGCCCTGTGCTTACGCAATGGGTTGCCGGGGTTATGCAGCATATGGGCAGTACGTTGTCAGATAACGAGCAGGGGTCAGTGATTCGTGACCATGTAAAGCAAAGTGTTGGTAAAGCCGTAAAGAACAACCAGCAGTTCAATAACCTGTCTTACTTACCGGTAGTAGGCAAAAGCATTGAAAAAACACTCGAGCAAACCATCACTGATATCGTCACGGCATCCTTAATTAATTTACTGAGCGATGTCAGCGACAAGCGTATTAACGAGTTTATTCAGTCAGGCGTACAGGGCTACTCACCCAAAACTGACGCGCTGGATAAAGAAGTACTGCAGGTTGTTGATGAGTGTTTTGATTTGGTCAAAGCCCATGTGTCTCAACAGCGATGGAAAGATCATCTGAGCGGCAAAACCCGCACTATGCCAATGCCAGAGGTGAATGAGCATCCGGCTGATCCGGAAAAACGATAA
- a CDS encoding methyltransferase family protein: MASSGLALRIPPAVVCAIAIELPYLYGSVPANLNTLNIAFAACFALSGIVVGTLAILQFKAHQTTVDPRDPAQTSSLITSGIFRYSRNPIYLAMALLILANGVALEDWGGLILALLFCVYIQYFQILPEERALRQTFGDAFIRYSQRTRRWLGITTTDDAR, from the coding sequence ATGGCCAGCTCGGGCTTAGCGTTGCGTATCCCGCCGGCTGTTGTTTGTGCAATTGCTATTGAACTGCCCTATCTTTATGGTTCTGTTCCGGCCAACCTGAATACACTTAATATTGCGTTTGCAGCTTGCTTTGCATTAAGTGGCATAGTTGTGGGTACTCTGGCAATTTTGCAGTTCAAGGCACACCAGACCACAGTTGACCCCAGAGATCCTGCTCAGACATCCTCACTGATTACATCGGGTATATTTCGTTACAGCAGAAACCCGATATATCTGGCAATGGCACTTCTTATCTTGGCTAACGGTGTGGCACTGGAGGACTGGGGAGGATTAATTCTGGCGCTTTTATTCTGCGTGTATATACAATATTTTCAGATTCTGCCTGAAGAGCGTGCCCTCAGGCAGACATTCGGTGATGCATTTATCCGATACAGCCAGCGCACACGACGCTGGCTGGGTATAACCACTACTGACGACGCCAGATAG
- the metG gene encoding methionine--tRNA ligase: protein MSQTPSSSASASAEQRRILVTSALPYANGSIHLGHLLEHIQTDIWTRFQRLRGHEIYSVCADDAHGTPVMLKAQELGITPEEMVEKTRAEHHQDLQDFFVEYDNYYVTHSPENKAICEEIYTRLDDAGYISKRVINQLYDPQKEMFLPDRFVKGTCPSCGAEDQNGDSCDVCGATYSPTEVKNPRSVVSGATPVLKESEHFFFDLPKFEEMLKGWIRSGALQDEMANKLQEWFEEGLQQWDISRDAPYFGFEIPGTTNKYFYVWVDAPVGYMASFKNYCDSHNLDFDAFWKAGSDTELYHFIGKDITYFHCLFWPAMLEGAGYRKPTGVNIHGFVTVNGAKMSKSRGTFIKGRTFLEHLNPEYLRYYFAAKLGDGVSDIDLNFTDFAQKVNSDLVGKVVNIASRCAGFITKRFDGRLSETVLDEALLQQFHDAAERIAQLYESRKYHQAVREIMTLADKANQFIDANAPWVTIKEEGKEQFTHDVCSLGINMFRILVTYLKPILPVLAQKAESFLNDELNWQSSQEVLKDHAINKFKPMMQRVEMEKIDKMIEASKESLEAAAPVTPAKDTPLSKDPVSDTISFEEFAKVDLRVARIANAEHVEGADKLLRLELDLGGEKRQVFAGIKSAYDPASLIGKHTVMVANLAPRKMRFGLSEGMVLAAGPGGKNLYIMEPHEGAEPGMRVK from the coding sequence ATGTCACAGACCCCTTCGTCTTCAGCATCAGCATCGGCCGAGCAACGTCGTATTCTGGTGACCAGTGCTCTGCCTTATGCTAACGGCTCTATCCATCTGGGCCACTTACTTGAGCATATTCAAACCGATATCTGGACCCGCTTTCAACGGCTGCGTGGCCATGAGATTTACAGCGTGTGCGCTGATGATGCTCACGGTACGCCGGTTATGCTTAAAGCCCAGGAACTGGGTATTACGCCAGAAGAGATGGTAGAGAAGACCCGTGCTGAGCACCATCAGGATCTGCAGGACTTTTTTGTTGAGTACGATAACTATTATGTGACTCATTCGCCTGAAAACAAGGCAATCTGCGAAGAGATTTATACGCGTCTGGATGATGCCGGCTATATCAGCAAGCGCGTGATTAACCAGTTATACGACCCGCAGAAAGAAATGTTTCTGCCGGATCGTTTTGTAAAGGGCACGTGCCCAAGCTGTGGTGCAGAAGATCAAAATGGCGATAGCTGCGATGTCTGCGGCGCAACCTACAGCCCCACGGAAGTTAAAAATCCAAGAAGTGTCGTGTCAGGTGCAACGCCCGTACTCAAAGAATCAGAGCATTTCTTTTTTGACCTGCCTAAATTTGAGGAGATGCTTAAAGGCTGGATCCGCTCAGGTGCGTTGCAGGATGAAATGGCCAATAAGCTGCAGGAGTGGTTCGAAGAAGGTCTTCAGCAATGGGATATCAGTCGCGATGCGCCTTACTTTGGCTTTGAGATTCCTGGCACCACCAACAAATACTTCTACGTATGGGTGGATGCCCCGGTAGGCTATATGGCCAGCTTTAAGAATTATTGCGATAGCCATAACCTCGACTTTGATGCGTTCTGGAAAGCGGGTTCTGACACAGAACTTTACCATTTCATCGGCAAAGATATTACCTATTTCCATTGTTTGTTCTGGCCTGCAATGCTTGAAGGCGCAGGTTACAGAAAGCCGACAGGGGTAAACATTCACGGGTTTGTTACAGTGAATGGTGCCAAGATGTCAAAATCCCGTGGTACGTTCATTAAAGGGCGCACGTTCCTTGAACACCTCAACCCGGAATACTTACGTTATTACTTTGCCGCCAAACTGGGCGATGGCGTATCTGATATCGACCTCAACTTTACTGATTTTGCCCAGAAAGTGAATTCTGATTTGGTAGGTAAGGTCGTGAATATCGCCAGTCGCTGTGCAGGTTTCATTACTAAGCGATTTGATGGAAGACTGTCTGAAACTGTTCTTGATGAAGCGTTGCTTCAACAGTTTCACGATGCTGCAGAACGTATTGCTCAGCTTTATGAAAGCAGAAAGTATCATCAGGCCGTACGCGAGATTATGACCCTGGCCGATAAAGCCAATCAGTTTATAGATGCAAATGCACCGTGGGTCACTATTAAGGAAGAAGGAAAAGAGCAGTTTACGCACGATGTGTGCTCGCTGGGTATCAATATGTTCCGGATTCTGGTGACCTATCTGAAACCTATTCTGCCTGTTCTGGCACAAAAAGCAGAAAGCTTTTTGAATGATGAGCTGAATTGGCAGAGCAGTCAGGAAGTACTGAAAGACCACGCAATCAACAAATTCAAACCGATGATGCAGCGTGTTGAGATGGAAAAAATTGATAAAATGATTGAAGCATCAAAGGAAAGCCTGGAAGCAGCTGCTCCTGTCACACCGGCTAAAGATACACCATTGTCAAAGGACCCGGTCAGCGACACTATCAGCTTTGAGGAATTTGCCAAAGTTGATTTACGCGTTGCGCGCATTGCCAATGCGGAGCATGTAGAAGGCGCTGATAAATTACTACGTCTTGAACTGGATTTGGGCGGTGAAAAACGTCAGGTGTTTGCCGGTATTAAGTCTGCGTATGATCCTGCTTCACTGATTGGTAAGCACACCGTTATGGTGGCTAACCTTGCACCGCGTAAAATGCGCTTCGGACTTTCTGAAGGTATGGTGCTTGCAGCAGGCCCCGGCGGCAAAAACTTGTACATTATGGAACCGCACGAAGGCGCTGAACCTGGCATGCGTGTTAAATAA
- a CDS encoding lytic transglycosylase codes for MRRQWFIYSSIALAVMLSGCQSTKTESRGEVAEHNQPRPADEDSCEVGNTPIDGKQDCEIAKDGVIDVVHPNDDLTVDVEPTDKPKKVTPSPVVIDDVWARIGNQLSFTVPDDRRVDVQRNWYLKHPEYMARVTKRAQPFLFYITEQIESREMPLELALLPIVESAFDPFAYSHGRAAGMWQFIPGTAKRFGIRQSWWYDGRRDVIASTQGALDYLTYLNDYFDGNWLHALAAYNSGEGRVRRAIRRNQKAGKPTDFWSLDLPRETRAYVPKLLALADILKNKDAYAFSWPSVDNAAVIKIVDIGSQVDLAFAAELAGMELEALQALNPGFNRWATDPDGPHHLVLPADKADGFTQQLAKIDRQERLNWVRHTVKRGDSLLALANKYHTTAKIIQQVNNLDSNMIRIGDSIMVPVALKELNAYALSQDQRLASLQNIQRADHKLTHTVKSGDTFWDLSRKYKVTTRDLAKWNGMAPSDPLHPGKELVIWVNRVSDSQRNDAVIKTLTYTVRRGDSLSVIASKFNVRVSDIKKWNDLAKQRYLQPGQKLKLFVDITRLKNIG; via the coding sequence ATGCGTCGACAGTGGTTTATTTATTCTTCTATTGCGCTGGCAGTAATGTTAAGTGGTTGCCAGTCAACAAAAACCGAAAGTCGAGGTGAAGTTGCTGAGCACAATCAACCCCGTCCTGCAGATGAAGACAGCTGCGAGGTAGGCAATACGCCTATCGATGGCAAGCAAGACTGTGAAATTGCAAAAGACGGAGTCATTGATGTTGTTCACCCCAATGACGATCTGACGGTTGATGTCGAGCCAACGGACAAACCAAAAAAAGTTACCCCCTCGCCTGTCGTCATTGATGATGTCTGGGCAAGAATTGGTAATCAGTTATCTTTCACCGTACCTGACGACAGACGTGTCGATGTTCAGCGTAACTGGTATCTCAAACATCCTGAGTATATGGCGCGGGTCACCAAGCGGGCTCAACCATTTCTTTTCTATATTACCGAACAGATAGAATCTCGTGAGATGCCGCTTGAACTTGCGCTGTTACCCATTGTGGAGAGTGCTTTCGATCCGTTCGCATACTCGCACGGCCGGGCGGCAGGTATGTGGCAGTTTATACCCGGTACCGCGAAGCGATTTGGTATCCGTCAGTCATGGTGGTACGACGGTCGCCGCGATGTTATTGCCTCCACCCAGGGCGCGCTGGACTATCTGACGTACCTGAATGACTATTTTGATGGTAACTGGTTACATGCTCTGGCTGCATACAATAGTGGTGAAGGACGTGTAAGACGCGCCATACGCCGCAATCAAAAAGCGGGCAAACCAACGGATTTCTGGTCATTAGATTTGCCGCGCGAAACCCGCGCCTATGTCCCCAAATTGCTCGCACTCGCGGACATTCTTAAAAACAAGGACGCCTACGCATTCAGCTGGCCGTCGGTTGATAATGCCGCGGTAATCAAAATTGTCGATATTGGTTCACAGGTCGATCTGGCATTTGCTGCAGAGTTGGCGGGCATGGAGCTGGAGGCCCTGCAGGCGCTTAACCCCGGGTTTAATCGCTGGGCGACTGACCCTGACGGTCCCCACCACTTGGTATTGCCTGCTGATAAAGCGGATGGTTTTACGCAGCAGCTGGCAAAAATCGATCGACAGGAGCGTTTGAACTGGGTTCGTCATACGGTCAAACGTGGCGACAGTCTGCTTGCGCTTGCTAATAAATACCATACTACCGCCAAAATTATTCAACAGGTAAATAACCTCGACAGTAATATGATTCGCATTGGCGACTCAATCATGGTGCCGGTAGCACTTAAAGAGTTAAATGCCTACGCGCTGTCTCAGGATCAGCGTCTGGCCTCATTGCAAAATATTCAGCGGGCTGATCATAAGCTGACGCACACCGTAAAATCGGGTGACACCTTCTGGGATCTAAGCCGTAAGTACAAAGTGACCACCCGCGACCTTGCGAAGTGGAATGGTATGGCGCCCAGCGACCCGCTTCATCCGGGCAAGGAGCTGGTTATCTGGGTCAACCGGGTAAGTGACAGCCAGCGTAACGATGCGGTTATAAAAACATTGACCTACACGGTAAGGCGCGGCGACTCATTATCTGTCATTGCCAGCAAATTTAATGTTCGGGTCAGTGACATCAAAAAGTGGAACGATTTGGCAAAACAGCGTTATTTGCAGCCGGGTCAGAAGCTCAAGCTGTTTGTTGATATCACCAGGCTCAAAAATATAGGGTAA